The DNA segment AACAACGTCCCTCTTGAACTTAGAtcactttttctttttcttcatcttcacCAACTTTGGATTAATCTCTCTTGGCAATTTTACAGCACTAACAACTTTGCAGCAACATTCCATCTTCTTTGGTTGTTCAACCAGGAACACCTTCTCCGTGGATGGTTTTTCAGCCTCCTTGAACACATTAAAAGTGACTTTCTCACCTTCTACACCCATCGTCAACACACCTTTCTTAACATCAATCTTGgcttcagcagtagccaagaatggtctccccaaaatTAAAGGCATATTTCCATCTTCCTCCATAtccaacacaacaaaatccaccggaaaaataaacttatctacttttaccagaacatcctcAATTATTCCACGCGGATATTTGATAGATTTATCGGCGAGCTGCAATGCGATTGTCGTGGGCTTCACCTCCCCAAGTCCTAGACTTctgaaaatagacaaagacattaaattaatgctagctcctaaatcacaaagtgctttattaaaattagaagaaccaataatacaaggaatcgtaaaactccctggatcgttTAATTTCTGTGGTAGCTTCTTTTGTAAGatagcactgcactcttcagtcatATTCACGGTCTCAAACTCCTCTAACTTCCGCGTCTTAGACATCACCTCCCTCAAGAATTTatcataattcggcatttgcatCAGAGCATCGGCTAATGGaatattgatttgaagtttcttgaagaTATCAAGAAACTTGGCAAACTGTTCGTCCAACACcttcttcttgaatctctgcGGGTATGAAAGTggcggcttgtacatcggttttagCTCAGGTTCACACTGTTGCTCCTCAACTTCTTCCATaattttcttctcttcaatagcaggttcttggactccaactgCTTTCCCACTTCTCAATTCCATGGCCTTACAGTGTtctatgggattcacctcagtattacttgggaactggccgcggttgttatctttcagtgcgttcgccaactgtccaatgctagtctccatggattgcaacaccgcgctcatgttggccatgtgcgtctctaaGCTGTCCAGGCGAGTTTCAGTCCTCGCCATTCTCTTACTCGATTCCTGCACGAAAgtactaacaacatcctccaaagatgacttaccctcacccttatttgtaatgaaccccggaggattcaacaaattgttattgttagcataagaaaaattttcatgattcctCAAACTAGGGTATAAGTATTGGGAATAAGATTACCTCTGTAGCCCCCATAACCTCTTTGATTTACGTACTGCACTGTTCAGAATGGTGAGATTCTTCCATAGCACCCGGCACACCTGCTGGTTCtgcaacactcactttattcaaaacagctacctgtgtagtcagtgcagataattgagcagtgatagatgtcagaggatccactgcatacactccaattggcttcttgactcccgtacgctcagatggccattgaaaactattgattgtcatctgctccaacatatcataggctTGTACATGGTCCTTTTCAAAAATGGTTCCTCTAGctgcagaatccacattcatccttgtaggcgcattcaatccaatgtaaaaccactcgatctcctctcaatctgcaaaattgtgttttggacaacgtctaagtaaatttttgtacctttcccacgcctcgtagagctgttcagactCCATTTGCCGGAAAGTGCTGAtttcgatcttcagttgggtggatttggcaggtaaaaaatattttgcaagaaatttttctgtcacccctcccaagtagtgatgcttcctagcggcagtGATTGAATCCAACTTCTggcctgatccctgagagaaaacggaaacaagcgtaagcgtataatatcctcaaacACACCATtgatttttaccgtatcggttatctccaagaaaatgcgtaggtgtaggtgaggatcagaaGTGGCGCTCCCaataaattggttctgttgaaccatgttgatcaaggccggcttcagttcaaaattgttggcgttaatggtccctcgagcgattccagaatagtgccaggggagcttgatttacattctcttcagccattctgttgacttcttctcttctaattcttcttaaagcacgtgcagtgcgctcgatctctggatcaaacagtaaagaatttgcactttgagatcgtcgcatagactgcaattaaaaataagaagaaatcaattagtaaattaaaataaaaaaaactctaaattaaaatctagactaattggtaacaagactaaaaaataatcaaaatttactccccggcagcggcgccaaaaacttgttgtgaaaaattactcgcaagcgtacgagtgtcaagttttaatatagtgaaagagagagtgtcgatcccacaaggagtaatttgaaaatattcaacactcgtaattaaaatagtcttaattttatctagaaaatcaaactttggaaatttgcaaaacaattaaataaatagtaaaatttgtaaaacgtgcacacacacaatccttaagagattatcaatcagagagaaatagtctagaggttttgaattcacctggtctcgacaatattcattcctaattaatctattttcatgagttcatgtcaattaataaccaagaacacatagattatattatttccctccccgagtatcaaatagagtgtatcaaccaccgatcaattctaatatccctattgaGAATTTAcgtgtagtgatatgtgtaaaacaatgttctttctaggctctattaaagttataagctctcccgagtcatataaacaattaatagtatgaattctattgatcctattctaaatcccctccCCCGAGTGTcgaattctaaataaatatgaaaaatcagtttatggccagtaaattgaaaagactttcaaaactagaatcacaattaatttagaagaattcaaatcattaaaatcaataattcataaacatgtcttgaccaggctacatcaacttttagacttaaaaagtttagttcataatcaaaaatagttgaaaccaattcatattcatgaaactagacatcaaatcaataatataaattcaagagaaagaaaacaaatccaaatattcGATCTTCCGTGTCCGGACGATCTATCTTCGTCTTTGTTCTTTGATGTTCTTCCAACTTGTGCAGAATTTTCTCTTCCAAAGTCTCCAAAATCTTCTCTCGATCGATCCTTGATGTGTTTCTCTCTATGCGGCGGCTTCTCCTTCAATTGTGTGCAAaagaatctcttttatatgtgcttcacatccaatatataaaatcccacgAAAGTCCAAAggtttccttcccgaaaaacCCAAAATACTGACGTTTGcgatggcgcgcccgcgcctgaagaGAGGGGCACCCGCGCATGACTCTTTGTCTCCGGATGCTCAAAATTTGCCCTCACGCGCGCCCGCACATGaatgaggcgcgcccgcgcatgcctcTCGGGTTAGAAAATCTGCatcgcgcgacaattttcaaaaaatcatatctcacaatttaaccgtcggattgagctgaaattttgacagtagcttgaaaacatcttaaaaatttattatggatggtggagattggattttaatGCCTTAATAATTCCCagtatttttcttaatttgatACTCTATAATGTatccttccgcttcttcttgctacttttgcaccaatccttacaactcacaaaaacaacaactaatacacataatatccactcgatacatcacaaaagtcaagacaaatcatatataaattaagtgcataaattgcacttatcacttACCTGTGCTTATTATCTGAACAAATGTTATCTTTTTGtgctatgaattttttttttcttatttggtTATCACTTTTCTAATACTGAAGTCCGAGCTGTGCTATAAGTCTAGCCTTTCTACTTGAAAATTTCACTAACACTTTGTCGCTTATCCGGGCCCATGAGGCAAGCATAATAGGAACTGAAATAATGTTATCACATGAATCTAAGTCGAGCTCTTGATGCGAGCATAATAAAACACTGAAATAATGTTAACACTTGAAGCTGAGCCGAGCTCTTGAGGCAAGCGTAATAAAACATTGAAATAATGTTAACACTTGACGCTGAGCCTAGTTCTTGACGCGAGCATAACATAAACTCAAATAATGTTAACACTTGAAGCTGAGACAAGCTCTTGAGTCGAGCGTAACAAAAAATCAAGTAATTTTAACACTTGAAGCTAAGCTTAAATCAAGGGACTTCTTGACTTAATCAAAACTTCTGAAATCGCCGAGGTCAGGGGCCCAGCTCGATGTGACCAAGGGAGTGCTTGAAGTAATCAAGACTACTGAAATCGTCGAGATCAGGGGCCCATCTCGGCATGACCAAGGGAGTGCTTGACATAATCAAGACTTTTGAAATCGCCGAGGTCAGGGGCCAAGCTCGGCGTGACCAAGACTTATTAATTTGTCGAGGTTAGGGGCCCAGCTCGGCATGACCAAGATAGTGGTGCTCAACGTAATCAAGACTTCTGAAATTGTCAAGGTCATGGTTCAAGCTCGGCGTGACCAAAACTTCTGAAATTGTCGGGGTCAGGGGCCAAGCTCAGTGTGACCAAGACTTCTGGAATTGCCGAGTTCATGGGCCATGCTCGACATGAACAAGGTATGTTTTTACTCTACATTGAAGACAGGAGGATAAATTCTTGCATTTAATGGAATAAAATGTCTCTTGAAATAAAAATAGGACTTAAAATAAGAAAGGAAACTAGCAACAATCAAGCATAGTATTTGCGCAAATTATATGCACTTCAAGGCCTCTTCATTATCTTGCCCTTAGAGTCTTCCAAGTAATAAGCATCCGAGCTGAGCCTCTCAACATATAGATAATACCCTTATGGGGGTGATTCGATATTTGGTCGAACCCGTTCTCCCTGATTATTCAAGGGAGCTCTCCTTGATGATCAAGTCGATTCCATAGACCCTTATTTCTTTGGTCCCTCCGttggtgataagtgcattttatgcacttaattttcatatgatttgacttggattttgtgatgtatcgagtatattttatgcgtatttgttgttgtttttgtgagatgcaaggattggaggaAAAGTAACGAGAAAAGACGGAAAAAGTAATTATGGAGCTGCAAGTTTACAAAATTAATGGAGCTGATAGAtacatccaaatccgatcttcaccgttcacaaTGAAGTTTGGGATGTTTTATCGGTGATCAGCACCCCTGCGCCCTAGGACAGCACACCCGCGCCCTGGAACCCAAAAACGCGGCGCACCTACGCCCGAGAGTAGCACACCCACGCCTGACGTGTCGTATTTTCGAAAACTTTTAGTCTCAAACTTTAAAAGGACTCATTGTcatatatcatattattatcgaGGGTTTTCATCAGTTTTTGAAGGCTAGAGACGGCTAAAAACCAAGGAAAAGGGAGAAGAAGCATTCTTGGCACGAAGACGGACAAAGCGACTACCGGAGACGGAGAAGCATCATCTACcttcatttttatttcattctttctcctaatttttgaatgatgttcaagaacatgctttgttagatttttattttcattatgaactaattccttTGTCTAGAGAAACGACGTAGCTTGACTTGAAaccatgtttttgatattttgattgatatattagaattattcattcggtttatttgtgttttcctgaattgATTGCATTTAATTAACTGATCAttagttgaatttttatatttatttcaaatctGGCACTGGAGAGaggcgattttgaataggaccgtaGGAAAATACATCATTGGTGTTTATAGAGTTCGAGAGGCCTATAACTCCATTGAAGCCTTTGTAAGAATTACTGTGTCATTTATcggatttaatagttgaacttagatagaaatattgagtttgctattgaatacgaatttctacttgacactcgagagaggtagtagaaaataataggaattcttggctaataaactaaaagaatttatgatatagatTTCTTTATAAATTAACTTGGTGGATGGTTAAGTGATGTCGAACCTCTAGAATTTGTCTCTCATTGAATTTTCGTCTTGCGAACTCgctgttaattaattttatttattgcaaattttagtttgataactcaaatcattctcgtagctctacataggattaagattttattagtttcaaatatttaatataatatcatttattcattctctgtggggtcgacttggactcattttctatattaaaacttgacaccgtgcacttgcgggcacaaaattacgcaacagtTGGGGATCTCAGCCTTGGCGAGGTGGGTTAGTGATGTGGAATTGAGGGGTAATGCAAAACACGTGCCAACCCAGATGATCACCACACGAGTGAGTAACCGTTTAAGGGGTCCACCCAAGTACTTAGAAGATTTCGTATGATTGTGCTAGCGGTTTGGGATGGGAAGTATATTAGCAGAATAGTGGCGCATGGAAGTCAGAGAATATTGTTGCAGCTTTTACATTGTTTTAATTTTCACTTTTGCTCTGAGTTATTTTCCTTTAATTTCAGTTGTAAAGCTTTTCTGAGAACACTTTGAATGCATTAATGAATCTTCATTCCTTCTGCAAACTCTCTTGACAATTGCTTGATtttaatatcttgagttgtgcACATATAATTGGTGCTCTCGTTGACCCGTCATCCATGGCTGACGGAACGCGTTTTAAACTTATCGATGAATCCTTCAAAGCAATGCAGGGCCATATGGAAGAATACCAGAAAAGCTCGGACGATCGTCATATACAAACAACTAAGCATTTGGAGGATCTGGATTTTAAGGTTGATAAAACATTGTTGTTGTTGGCCGACTCCATTGCTACAAACACTTCTCCACCTCCAGAAACTTCTCCGCCTGGGGTTACGGCACCACCACCGCAGGGGGTTTTGCCAACGCCACCACCTGGGTTTTGGGCACCACCACCGCCTGGGTTTTCGGCTACACCACTGGCACCAACCAATCAACAAGTGTTTATTCCTCCATCTCCTTATGCTTATCAAATGGTGACCTCACCACATTCAACTCGTGTTGATTTTCCACGGTTTTATGGCAATGACCCACTTGATTGGATTTATAAGGCTGAGCGCTATTTTGAATTCTACCAGATACCACCATTTCAGCGTCTTCTTTTGGCTTCCATTCATATGGATGGACCAGCTTTGTTGTTGTTCCAATGGCAACACAAGACACACCAATTTAATTCATGGGAGGATTTCACACGAAATCTAGAAATTACCTTTGGGACTTCGGAATACGAAGATCATCAGGAAACATTGGCTAAATTAACCCAAACCTTGACAGTGGCATAATATCGCCAACGATTTGATGCTTTGGCTAATCGCATATAGGGGGTCTCTGAATCTTTTCTCACTAGTTGTTTTATTTCTGGTTTACGATCGGATATTCGTCATGAGGTCAAGACTTTTCGTCCTACCACCTTATCTCAAGCTATTGGGCTTGCCCGTCTTCAGGAAGCCAAGGTAGCAGATTGCAGATCGGGATTTCGTCCATCTGCCCATTCTTCTAGTGGGtatttatccttatctacgccaATGAGTTCTAAGCCTATTTCACAAATATTGCCGGTTTCTTCATCAGGGGCCAATCTAACCAATTCTACGGCTCCTCCGATTCGCCGTCTATCGGCGACAGAATTGCAACTTAAGCGCCAACATGGACTTTGTTTCACCTGTGATGAAAAGTGGTCTGCATCCCATCGTTGCATGTCTAAacctcaattattttttttgtattttgaagAGGAAGTGGAAGTTGAGGCTGATATTTTGCCTGAATCCGAGCTGCTAGTTTCTGATACGCAGGTTCAGTCTACAGTGTCTTTTCATGCGATGGCAGGACAAATGGCTGCTACCACTTTCCATTTCTCCGGATCATTAGACTGCTTTCCGGTTCAGATTTTAGTGGATGGGGGTAGCACCCACTCTTTTATCCAGACTCAAGTGGCAAAACATCTCCAATTGCCTATTTTATCTTCCACGAAGTTTGTTGTAGCAGTGGGTATAGGTGAAAGGCTTTTTATGGAAGGGTCAGTCACCCAAGTTCCGTTAACAATTCAGGGTCATTCCTTCCAACCAGAATTATTTGTTTTAGGCTTACATGGAGCTGATGTGATTTTGGGAGCATCGTGGTTAGCCACTTTGGGCTGGGTTCGTCAGAACTACGACAAGCTTATATTTGAATTTGAACACAATGGTAAACCCATTCAACTGATTGGACAATCGTCTGCTCAATTGTCTTCTATTCAACTTAATAGTTTCTTGCGTTTGGCTGATAATCATTGGATTGCTCAAATTTTTCGCTTGGACTTGGTTCATGTGGAACCTACTAGTTCTGAAGTTTTACATCCAGAATTGAAGGTGTTATTGGATCAATTTGCTACGATCTTTGAGAGTATGCATATCTTACCTCCTTCTCGAAGTTATGATCATGCTATTCCACTATTATCGGGCTCGAGTCTAGTTAATGTTCGCCCATACCGTTATCCACACTATCAAAAATCAGTCATTGAAAAACTAGTTTTTGAAATGCTTGCAGATGGAATAATACAACCAAGTTTGAGTCCGTTTTCATCTCCAGTGGTATTGATACATAAAAAGGATGGCACGTGGAGATTTTGTACTGATTATAGAGCTTTAAATGCAATTACTATTAAATATCGCTTCCCTATTCCAACCATGGATGAATTATTCGATAAGTTAAAAGGCTCTTGTTTCTATTCTAAATTGGACCTGCGGGCAGGTTACCATCAAATACGTGTCAAGCCAAAAGACATTCATAAAACGGCTTTTCGTACCCACGAAGGTCACTATGAATATATAGTAATGCCTTTCGGCCTTACCAACGCACCTGCTACGTTTCAGGCAGCAATGAATACCATCTTTTGCCCTTATTTGAGGCAGTTTGTGTTGTtttttttgatgatatattaGTGTATAGCAAACATTGGCATGAACACTTGGAGCATTTACGTACGGTTTTTCAATGCCTCTCAGATCATCACTATTTTTCAAAGAGATCAAAATGTCAGTTCGGTCGCAAATGTATTGAATATTTGGGTCACTGTATATCGGTGAAAGGAATTCAAGTAGATAATTCAAAGATTAAAGCGATGCTAGATTGGCCAGTGCCACATTCATTGAAGGCACTACGGGGATTCCTTGGCCTCACAGGTTTTTATAGACGATTTATCAAGGGTTATGCTTCCGTTGCCGGGCCTCTAACTGATCTCTTAAAAAGAGCTTCATTTATTTGGACTTCGGATACAGAGGCTGCTTTTATTCTTCTCAATCAAGCCATGACTTCCGCTCCTGTTTTGACATTACCAGAGTTTGCTAATACATTTTATTTGGAAGCTGATGCATCAGGGATTGGGATTGGAGCGGTATTATCTAAACAAGGACATCCTATTGCATTCTTTAGTCAGAAATTATCCACAAGAATGCAAGCTGCCTCTACTTACCATCGTGAGATGTATGCTATAACCCAAGCAGTAAAAAAATGGCATCATTATTTATTGGGTCACAAGTTTTCTATTCTCACTGATCAGAAAAGTATCAGGGAACTAGTATCACAGACGATACAAACACCCGAACAGCAGTACTGGCTATCGAAGCTTATTGGTTTTAACATTGAAATTTGGTATCGACCAGGCCGAAAAAATCAAGTGGCTGATGCTCTTTCTCGAGTTCATTTCCATACCTTGACTGTTTCTTCTCCGCAATTTGATTTCATTGATGATCTCCGTCTGCTAATAGTACCGATACATAATTGTTAACAGTCCGTAATCATGTTCAAGTTCAGGATGTTGCTTATAGCAAGTTTTCAATCAGaggggatttgttatatttcaaACACCGTTTATTTATTCCATCTCAGGGAGATTTAAAGCATAAATTACTGGCTGAA comes from the Henckelia pumila isolate YLH828 chromosome 1, ASM3356847v2, whole genome shotgun sequence genome and includes:
- the LOC140874222 gene encoding uncharacterized protein is translated as MELRSGKAVGVQEPAIEEKKIMEEVEEQQCEPELKPMYKPPLSYPQRFKKKVLDEQFAKFLDIFKKLQINIPLADALMQMPNYDKFLREVMSKTRKSLGLGEVKPTTIALQLADKSIKYPRGIIEDVLEDGNMPLILGRPFLATAEAKIDVKKGVLTMGVEGEKVTFNVFKEAEKPSTEKVFLVEQPKKMECCCKVVSAVKLPREINPKLVKMKKKKK